Proteins from a genomic interval of Gossypium hirsutum isolate 1008001.06 chromosome A09, Gossypium_hirsutum_v2.1, whole genome shotgun sequence:
- the LOC107943897 gene encoding 21 kDa seed protein has product MKGTTTASLFLLFIFSIIPPSFLFEVANATNYPVLDIDGDWLRTGVEYYIVSAIFGAGGGGLALGRSTKQPCPEIVVQRRSDFDKGTPVIFSNADTNDTVVRLSTNVNIEFVPIRTKLCRTTTVWKIDNYDDSAGKWWVTTDGFRGNPGPNTLTSWFKIENVGILGYKFKYCPSVCESCTTLCSEIERDVDSDGQIRLALSDGSGWPFIFMKVNSARARSIQQVVNT; this is encoded by the coding sequence ATGAAAGGCACAACAACAGCTTCACTTTTCCTTCTTTTCATCTTCTCAATCATACCACCGTCCTTTTTGTTCGAGGTGGCCAACGCTACAAACTATCCTGTGCTCGACATCGATGGTGACTGGCTCCGCACAGGAGTTGAATACTACATTGTGTCAGCGATATTTGGTGCTGGTGGTGGGGGGCTTGCCCTAGGCAGGTCTACCAAACAACCATGCCCTGAAATCGTCGTTCAAAGACGATCCGATTTCGACAAAGGTACACCGGTGATATTTTCTAATGCAGACACCAACGATACTGTAGTCCGCCTATCCACCAATGTAAACATAGAGTTCGTTCCCATCAGGACCAAACTCTGCCGAACAACAACAGTGTGGAAGATTGACAATTATGATGATTCAGCGGGAAAATGGTGGGTGACAACCGATGGGTTTAGAGGGAACCCTGGTCCCAACACTTTGACCAGTTGGTTTAAAATAGAGAATGTTGGCATTTTGGGTTATAAGTTTAAGTATTGTCCTTCAGTATGTGAATCATGCACAACATTATGCAGCGAAATTGAGAGAGATGTAGATAGTGATGGACAAATCCGTTTGGCTCTCTCCGATGGCAGTGGATGgccatttatttttatgaaagtaAACTCAGCTAGAGCTAGGAGCATTCAACAAGTtgttaatacttga